The following proteins are co-located in the Bombus pascuorum chromosome 3, iyBomPasc1.1, whole genome shotgun sequence genome:
- the LOC132905155 gene encoding achaete-scute complex protein T3-like, producing MTLVESKEGNVLPIMLSVQQQHHHHNLHGSSTTSAQTHRSNVIVSTSSMPANDIKIQQHGCKRSKIYGQTTGPYGTVPHQPASVARRNARERNRVKQVNNGFATLRQHIPQSVAQALGGSTAGTHGGSRAGSKKLSKVETLRMAVEYIRSLQRLLEEHDSGSDVTSVSSPTSSSPSSTSSASSTCSSNNGINVESSHHSPELRLRSNVNNELRHHSSSDLHRHQHLRQNPSPTFVPAPCSEASSSPTPSFVSEASSAGSQGYGTSGTLYATHSDGYDNYEPMSPEDEELLDVISWWQQSQ from the coding sequence ATGACCTTAGTGGAATCGAAGGAGGGGAACGTATTACCGATCATGTTGAGCGTACAGCAACAGCATCATCACCACAATCTTCACGGTTCTTCAACAACCAGTGCTCAAACTCATCGCAGCAATGTGATTGTTTCCACTAGTAGTATGCCGGCTAATGACATCAAGATTCAACAACACGGTTGCAAGCGATCCAAGATTTACGGTCAGACGACCGGTCCTTATGGCACGGTTCCTCATCAACCGGCTTCGGTTGCGAGGCGGAACGCTCGAGAAAGAAATCGTGTTAAGCAGGTGAATAATGGATTCGCCACTTTGAGACAGCATATACCTCAAAGCGTGGCACAAGCTCTTGGAGGAAGTACAGCTGGCACGCACGGCGGATCTAGAGCCGGTAGTAAAAAGCTATCGAAGGTCGAAACACTTAGGATGGCAGTCGAGTATATCAGGAGTCTGCAACGTCTTCTGGAAGAACACGACAGTGGTTCGGATGTCACGAGTGTATCTTCGCCAACGTCATCATCGCCTTCCTCGACCTCTTCCGCCTCATCCACGTGTAGTTCCAACAATGGAATCAACGTCGAATCCAGTCACCATTCTCCCGAGTTGAGACTTCGTAGCAATGTCAACAATGAACTCCGGCATCATAGTAGCTCGGACTTACACCGACATCAACATTTACGGCAAAATCCTAGCCCAACATTCGTACCAGCACCTTGTTCCGAAGCTTCAAGTTCGCCAACGCCGAGTTTTGTTTCCGAAGCCTCATCAGCTGGCAGTCAAGGGTACGGAACATCGGGTACTCTTTATGCGACACATTCCGATGGTTATGATAATTACGAACCTATGAGTCCCGAAGACGAAGAGCTGTTAGATGTCATCTCCTGGTGGCAACAAAGTCAATGA